Below is a genomic region from Drosophila albomicans strain 15112-1751.03 chromosome 2R, ASM965048v2, whole genome shotgun sequence.
TTACTTTTCCAAGAGTATAATAAGCGTCAGCAGTCCAAATAGCTGCGAGACATGCggaaaaacatttcatttcgttttcgaGCATTTTTCCTCTTGGCTAACTTAATTTCTATGCAAGTTTTTAGCTGTAAGGGGTGGAGGTGGCTTTATGTTTTCGGCTAAAATtttaatgcacacacacacgcgcgtagcttgagagagagagagtgcagacacacatgcaaacatacatagagaaagagagagtgagagaggaagagagagagaggaacaTACATTTGGGCATAATGAATgtgcagcaacatttttgatgGTGCCCACTGACAACAATAAATTACTTTTGGCTTTAAACGAAAGCCATTAGCATAAAACTTGGCATCATCAGCGCAGCGCAGAGTtgagaaaagaagagagagaagagagagaagtaGAGAAAAGAGAATCCTCTGCTAGATCCGTGCATCATCAGGAACAAAACAAACTACGCCTGTAGgcagcagtcagtcagtcagtagGCTTCCTTTTAACACAGACGCGTAGTGATGTTAGTGCTGTTACACtgggcgtatgcgcaatatttaTCTGGCTCTAATTTTAGCCAACAATTTGCCAGCACTTACATGATTAAACTACGTCGAGCTGCTGTTGGGGGGCGTTAAAGTTGgcaaacttttcaaatatgtGAGCCTTTTAATTAACTTGCCAGCACTTTGAGAGAGCGCTCTTTTTTAATATACGCATCCTAGATGGCAGacaaacgcacacaaacactctcaaacacacacacacatacatatattatgcGGATTTGCTTGCTCTTTGGACGGCTTTTTTATTAAGCGTTTCATAATTTCATACAATAAACTTGCTAATTGCAAGCGCGTTGGCCTTTTTGCTCTCCTCTTTTCTTGGCACTCGCTGCCGCCCTTTCACTTTGCGCCAAGTggacagcggcagcaaagtCTTGAGCTTACCACAAAAGCTGCCAAAATGGccaacacacagaaaaaaaagagagaagaaagcAAGACAGCAGCGCGCCAAGTGCCAGGGAATTAGTTGCCCCAAAGTGTTTTCCcgtttttaatatttcctaGAACTTGGGCAAAAAGTTTATGCTCGGCCACTTGGCCACTTGGCCAACCGGACACTCTCCACTTAgcctcagtttcagttccagTTACACACTTCCAGTCTCAttccagcttcagctgcagACTCACTCTTCGCTTCGGTCACTTGCTCAATTTCCGCATTTTccgtttttaattaaatgagcCATTAGATTGAGGCTGCAATGTATTGCAGAACCCAATGCATGCTTTCAACATTCACATGTGCTGCACTCTCAAGCACTGTGGGGAAAGGAGTAATTACTAATAATACTTATAAAGGAATACGATTTATTACGACactatttgtaataaaataaataaacaatatatacaaaGAGACTAAATCACAGGCATATTTTTCATCTCTGTTGTTGGACCATTCTAAATATAATTGATGTTGATATTccgaataaaatgaaacaatatAGACATAGAATAaatagcataaatatttattttaataagcaaagaaatcatttgaaattgtaaGTCATTATTCACAGCATAGAAAACAACTTTTAcattaactaaattttataGCACAACTTATATTAAGGacttatttcaaaataaataaacaatacatGCAAAGAGTCTAAATCAAAGGAATATTTTTCATCTCAGTTGTGGGACCaatctaaatatatttgatgatgacattttgaattaaattaattaacaacatAATCATAGAATCAATAGCataaagatttattttaataaacaaagaaatcatttgaaattgtaaGTCATTATTCACAGCATAAATAACAACTTGTACATTAACTAATTTATATTGTAGAACTTATATTAAGGACTTATTCCATAGTGCACTATACTAAACCCTCACCCActcctctctctgtctcgctcttatatttatttgttgctgctgttcgtctGCTAAATTGCGCGTAAAGCCGGCGGCAACCagtttttaaagtttaaaattaatttttagccTGCTTTTGCATGGCTGCTCAGTGTTTTAATAGctgttaatatttatgaacCGAAACTGTGCAAAAgtgccaacaaacaaacaaaacaaacaacgccagctgacacacatacacttaacacacacacagtcgatGGCGGCCCAACAATTGGCACGTCGAGCTTTTGGCGCAATGACCAGCTGCcaatatttaataatcgaTTTCGATGCTGGTCGTTGTGCTCAGCTCTCGTTGCTCGTGTTGTTCGTTGTTTGGGCCACGCGAGGCGTAAAGTGGCTTATAATTAATgcacgagtgtgtgtgtgtaacaaatgcagcaacaaagcTGCCAAAACACCGCCAACTAatgtggcgtatacgtaatatacaGACTGAGCTCAACCATGTGAGTTGAACAACTTATTTACAGCTAATTTGAAAAGAATAATATGGGGTTTTGTTCGTTTAAATATCTATCTTATTATTGACTTTCGCTGGCACCAGTAAATAATGCAATGACATGCAAACGAGCAGCAGGAAATCAATCACAAACGCCCCAATTACCAATGTTCTCTGAAATTTCTGTTCGCGTATTATTTCCAAATCTGTGAAGGAATAAAATGATCATTAAACATTGCTAAATAGATATTCTTTTACAAACTTACATAGAATACGCTTCTCGCTGAGAAGTTCTTGAATTTCGAGTAACTTTCTGGAATTCCATTGCATGGTCTTAACCAATTCAGAGTCCATGAGGGAAGCGAGTGCTGACTCCACATCCGACACAGGCGCAGCCTAAAAGATGCTCAATACATTCACTACATTCAATACAATTTCCATTCCAAAAAAACTCACCTGCATTGGACTTGAGAAATGCAACATCACGATCACAGCAAAAACCGTTGAGAACCTTAGCAATTCCATTTTAATTGTAGACTGgctaaataaaaagcaactaCTAAATGAGAAACAGATGTGGCAACTGATTAAATATGCCAACATAGGTGCGCTTCTTTAATGAGTAACAAAGCgtatttgtttacaaattacCCCTTAAGCAAACAGCTTAGTAGACTAGGAAATGGCGAAATTTTTATGAAAGAATGAAAGTTGGTTAAACAACGAATGCGACTGTCTGATCAAATCTGAAAGCAAACAAGTTTCTCTATTTGTTTGTACCCATTATATAGCACAATTACGGTGGGAAGActgaaaatactttatttgaaCAACCTGCAGTAACATCTCGatgatattttgtattgttttctagttgtagttgttttttattctaaatataaatttgacgCTCGCATCTTTACCTCTTTAATTGAATTCCCAAGCCAAGTGTTTGACTCGATTTTTCTTTACTGCAGCCGCAGGTTAATGAAATCTACACTGTACTTTTATTAAGCTGCACTCCAAGGGCAGAAGTCTGCATAAGTCTTTATGCCTCTTGAGCCATTGCTTTGGCTCTTTTTGCACAACAGGATATGCCCGATAGCTAGTacatttgctgcatttttcaTGGCTAAATCCTTCCTGTTTGCAGGCTCtgctttgcctttgttttCCTTGGATTATCTTATTTAGttagcagaaaaaaaaactgtgagAGTTTGCAAGAGGGCTTGTGatacaatttttcatttatgaaGTATCACTTTAAAATATAGCTTAAAGGAGAAAAACTTGCTTATAGCTGTAATATGTTCATTTTACCTTAAACGTGATtctaatttacatttacattaaaagaaaagaatctttatttaattgaagttgTTTTAAATACTGTTAAAAGTTTCACTATTTACTTGAATACTTCACTTCaatctaaatttaatgaatatcaAATGAATATCAGCTAAAAGTATCTTCAAAGCATAAGTAAAGCTTTAATAGCAAATCAGAGTTGCTGTATTATACATCAGATGAAGATATTCTAAGTACTGGTGAATTTTGTCACATATCTTTggatttgttattattattttacactttatttaactacttattgttattgttattatttttatttaaattttgattgaaaaccctttaatgaaatgttttaattttaaaatctatCAAAGTTTTCGTATTTCACTCACAATAAATTTCTTTCAACTATTGCCAAAACATTTATCGCTTGTTCAATTTTGTaaactattttgaaattattaaccTATTAGAGTTGTcgaattctttttaaaatgaaaataattttaatgaagttAGAtgctttcaatatttatgAAGCTTTTTGGCCAATTTATGGTTATTTTTAGGAGTGCAAAGTAAACACACCCTTGAGCtatttcaaataaagaaaatatttatattttatattatttgtggcatatttttcaactaattgttttattagtttattttttcattttatttcttttcttagTATTCATTGAAACAGGTTCAAAGCAcagttaaatttttattaaacaaagaAATCGCTTAGTCTagtaataattgtatataaataataataagttttgacaaattttcacatttcattGAACAGCTGAAAAACAGCTCAAAACATAAGcgtaaactattttatttacttaaacttaaaatacTCCAATCCACAGCGTTAATAACTCccaaatgtttatttatattttaacaaatgtgTTGGCCTTGACTTCGCAATAACAATTCTCCTCGTGAGTTCCCTTTGCGTAGAAGTAAAGACAAATCAGAATGACAATATCCAAGACCAACATAATCCGCATCATGTTGAACTGCAGCAGCTCCATCAGCACAACTTTCACCTCTGCAGAGAgaagaaataattataaaatacacatgagtataaattaaatactcaCCTGCTTCATCTAGCTTagtttgcagctgctgcagctcctcGCTATCGACCAAAGCATAACGAAAGCCAGGCAAACCTTTGGGCAATACAATGCGATCGATGCCTACAACAGATACATCTAAAGGTGCAGACTGAGTTCGTATTAGTTGCAGATTATTCAATACAAATCAATCTCACTTACCTGCAATTGGGTAACGCAGAGAGTTGTTAAAATTAATGCCAAGTTAAAGCAAGAGCTCATGATGCCTTTTGAAAGAATGGCAATAAACTGTTTTAGAATTTCATGATGAATATTCCCAGAGAGAATGACAACAGTTGGGTAAATATTTAAGCGCGATGTTAAGTCGCATTTTTGTTGGTTGCAGCCAAATAATTTACTCAAGTATAAACACATGTGTCGGAATTTGAGGTACTACGTTTAAAAGGTAAATTGATCTTCCCAGTTTATGGCAGCGATGTGCTCGAGGGCTTTGCTGCAACGCTGTTGATTACgcttgatgatgatgttgatgatgacaCGGgctttgttgtggttgtctGCTTTGCAACCGGCTTCAATTGCAGCAAATTACTAGTTGAGGCAACCGTTGGCTtagacgtcgtcgtcgtcgtcgttgtcgtcgacgtcgttgttgTCTTCACATCATCATCGATGCTCATGAGATTATTCAGCCCCTGCGAATGTACATATTGTTCACTCTTATGTGCTGGCAAAAAAGGCTCGCTTCATATTACCTTTCGGAATTGTTGCCACAACTCATCCAAAGAGTCTGTTGCCTGCTCCAGCGATACTTCCAATTCATTGCTAACTGCTGGCTTCGTGGTTGTACTTGAATTGACAGGCTTTGTACTGCCTCCGCCTCCAAAGAATTGAGTCAGCTCTTCAAAGAATAGTCCATTTACGCTCTGGCCGATGAGACACAAGAGAAACGTCCACACAAACAGTTTCATCTTAAAGCTAATGCTAAACTCAGATGCTGCTACCACAAGTTAATTGCTGCAAATGTCTAATGCTTGTGCGACACGCTAGAGTTTTGTTCTATCCAAGTTAAATGGCAATGACACTAATTTCGAAACAGCTGTGCAATCACTTTGGCTAATCAGAGTGCACTTGAATTTGGATCTATGAAGGTGCCACAAACAGGTGACGCTTGGCCACATAATGAGTGTCATTTCAACtgaagagatagagagagagtgagtgagagagaggagagcgtattttcatttaattgaaactgaCCTTACGCAAAGCTAATGCTAATgttaagtgcaaaatatatttatctttttttctCATTATATCCGCTTATTatacaggcagaaggaggcaacTCTAacactatagtatatttagaatgtagtactatatcaatatatgtgtagtattttgcggtatattatttgatgaacatagtttaagaataatattacttttattaaaaatgggtagcgggaacctcttctttaaattgtttagtatttttgcagtatattatatgctatatttttttaaaaataataccgcactgtttcacttgtattaaaaatgggaAGCGAgtatctctttcttttttgtttggtatttttgcggtatgttatttggtatatttttagaataatacagttctgttttgcttttttaataaaagggCAGCGGGAATCTCTTTTTAacttgtttagtatttttgcaatatattgcatggtatatttttaaaataataccgcactgctttacttttattaaaaataggaAGCGAGTATCTCTTTCTCatttgtttgctatttttgcggtatattattcggtatatttttataataatacagttctgttttgcttttattcaatatgGGTAGCGGACATATCACAGGCAAGCACACTCGAATGCAGCATTCTTAGTCGTTTAGTATGTATGGggtatataatttggtatatttttagtataataccCCACAGTTTAGCttttattagtatttgttTCTTACTTctctagtatttttgcagcataataatttggtatatttcatttaaaatgaatagcGGGTATATTCTTCTTAattgtttactatttttgcggcatattgatttggtatatttaaaaattaataccgcactattttccttttatttaaaatgttaagcaGGTAtcacacagtcgagcacacgcgctttcttacatgtttagcacttattaaaacatattctaaaattaaaatgaagctAATCTCAAGCAGAGGTAATCTACAGCCAACTAATTGCCTTGACAGCGCATAATGGCTTTGATCTGGCGCAGACATATGCAAAAGATAATGCCAAATAACGACAGAGGGTGTTCAAAAGGGAGCTCGAGTGCATCGAATTGTGAGCATGAGAAAAGCATTCAGAAAGGCATTCATTAGAATGTGAGCGAGTGTGTGCAGCGAAACGTTTTAATTTAGTCAGAATACTCGTAAAGagcggcaagtggcaagtggcaagtggtaaatggcaagtggcaagtgtcCGTGGGGGGCGAGCGGAGTAATTGATGTGATGCTGGCTGCGATGCAGTGAAAACGCGGATTTCAAGTGCATGCCAACCCCTGAAACCTAAAGCTGATGTATGAGTGAGtttcaattaatatgcaattgcattttgagcATCTCAAGTGCAAACGTCAGCACTGCGAAGCTCTAACAAAAGAGaagcttgtgtgtgtgtatttgagttacgtttaattaaatgattagAGCATAACACCAGTGTCGCATGTCTGTGACATTGTACATAACAATGAAGACAGCTTATTGAACCTGATAGCTTTTGATGGAATTTGCTGAAGCAAATCAACAGCTCATAAGCTGCTCGCAAATATCTAATAAAAGCCAATATAACAGGGCCATCATAGTGATATCATGATATGGCccgcagctcagctcagctcgcTGATCTATGATGGTGCTGCAAGTGTCACATAAATTACAAGCGGAAGCATCAAAATGCTGTCAAGAGAGAGgagactcgactcgactcgactcgactcgaactcgaactagACGAGAGACTCGTCTCGACTCGACtctgagttgagttgaaaaGGATTTTCATTGCTGGCTGCTGCATTGTAGCAAAGTCAGGTCCCAGAGTGTCGGCTTGGCGTTTAGTTTTTCGCATTGGCACTTTGTCTTCATCAGCGTTGGAGTGAAGAAGGTGGTTGAAAAGGGGGGAAGGTATGGGAAAGAGGGGAAGGAGTCTCAACTTGGTGGTCGCAACAAGCTCATCATCGCCGTCGAAGGCGGGCATCAGCTAGCTCGTCGTTGTCATCATCGTACATTGCTATAAACATCAATTTAGCACCGAAAATTGGTTTTTTGatagctacacacacacacacaaaacacacacaaagtctTCACAGCTTCATAGCGGAgagaaaaattgtttttcacgTTAAGTGACAagcggcaaaagcaaaagcaaaaccaacaGCTTCGTCTTCTACACTTGGCTAGTAAATTCTGTCATGTTAAAGCATTCGTGTGGAAAATAATgacagagaaaaagaaaaggaataAAGCACACAGCTAACTATCTAGGCACTTTATAAACCAGATAGGATTCATATttataagcaattaaatttcttttttttgtgattttcaaataaataaattgaccCTGATGCATGACGAATCGATTGAGGGAAGCGATGCTAAGACAACTTGACAGCTTTAATACCCAGTTGACTATCATCAAGTCGCATCCCTTCGGGcagtcatcatcgtcatcctcgTCATGTGGTGAGCACTAACCGCAAATAAAAGCCAGatatacacacagagaaaaagcAAAGTTGTAAAAGCGAATGCAAAGAgtggaaattatttaaatttatgcactcgacgaaataaaagcaaagcaaagcaaagacgAATACTGCCAAAGTGCATACCTGCGGgctctctgtatgtgtgtgtgtgtgtgtgtgtgtatgtgtgtcaaGTGAAATTCGctcaaatttaatgcaaacCCCCAGCAAATTGTCATTAAAAGCGGGCACACATaaacaagcaagcaaacatACACCTAGAGAGATGGGGAGAACAGGAATAGGGACTAAGCCATGAACAGCGACGCCATTTGCCCGGCCATATTTATGACGTGAACGACAAGACAAAATGGACTTCCGGGCGAGGACGCAGACGAGGCGAGGAGATGGTTGaaggtttttgcattttaatagaCTGACCCAAACGCTGTTAAAACCGCATGCAAAACGCGAAAAATACTACAGCAAACGAGTCAAACTAccatatgagtgtgtgtgtgtgtgtgtgcgagtgtgtgtgtgtgtggcatttgcaatgcaaatttttcgcaaagtttaaaaatttatgcCGCTTTTATGGCACCTAGCGGCAACTGGCGACctgcaaccagcaaccagcgaCCTGCGACGAGACCCCAAAGCAGACCTCGGACCAGACaaacagccaaagccaaagccaaagccaaaagcagaagcagaagcagccaCCGCAACGCCAACAGCAATAGAGAGAACGAACGCTGAGGAGACCAGgaaattatatactaaatagcaaaataatttttggcatttgctaTCCTCATTTTGGGGCCATTTCATTCTCAGCTCagcattaaatgcaaatttatgccTATTTGCAGTAAGCGAAACGAAACTGTAACggaacttgttgttgttgttgttgcaattgttgttttgcctGCTTGTTAAAATGGCATAAATTTTTCGGCCAAGCACTTTACTTCGTTGAATTCGTTGCCTTCTACTACTGACAGTAAACGGCGTTGACTCTTCGACAGCCTTATCAAAAGCAGGCCAGCGAGAGAGGAGGACAACAGGGCGCATGGGTAAtgccaaaagtatttcaaaactATCGACTATTGCATTGTGTGTTCAGTGGagcaagttgcaactgcaaagaACTTGCAacttattgttgttatcgCGCTTTGCACTTCTTTTggcatttctttttgcttcttcGCTTTGGCAGACAGTGCACAAAAAGTTCAGCTAAGTTAAATTTATGACCGCATTTCTTTGCCAATTCGCAAAAGTGTAAAATGAAATGTCTCGTGGAATGCGCAGCAGCCTGTGCCTGTGCCATCGAaaaacgaaactgaaactcGCACAAATAATTAGGCAACAAACAAGAATTGGCCCATTGCCTACTCTCTaactgactctgactctgactgactgttctgtgtctctctctttcgacCACACGCTCAGCTGACACGCTCAATGAAACGATTTATGTGCCGGACCATAAAGTTTGAGTCGAAACTTTTGTTGCacaaaatttgctttttttgttggcgcTTACCACTGCGTTTATTAGTTTGAGCAGTTTATTTGTACAACGTTGTCTTAAGTCGCAATTTGTGGTTTGTCGTTGGCGCACATAaatccagcagcagcagcagccgctgctcTCGCTTTCCGGTTGCAAGTTTTGGTCACAAACTCGCAAACTGGCAAATAAACGGCTGAGCCATAAATCCTAGTCGGCAATATAATAAAACCATAAGTGCAACATAGCTAAACATGACGTGCAACATGCACATAGATTGCACAAAAACTCACTTCTAATGTGCCACAACCCAACCcgaaaaagaacaaaaaaaaactactacGACAATTGCCATATCGGCGACGAGGCGACGTGACATGGGCGTCGAGATAGAGGCGTGGCTAATGCAAATCACGTCGGAAGCAGCTGTGCAAATGTTGCGGAAATTGCTTGGTCCGTGGCACACATCCCGCCCACCTCCTTCCTTTTTCCCCATTGCTTCTCCTCCTTCTACTCGTCCATCAATCCTTTGCAGCATTTGTTGACTCCCTCTTTCCCTCCCTCTGACAAGTTTTTGTGCACTTGGCCCATGcatattttatcatttatttgcGCTCATTATGACATTAACAGGCCActgcaacaaataaatgaataattgaaaCGTTTTCGTCAGCGCAGCTaatgaaattcacaaattaaattacaaaaaattattattaaatcattCAAAATCAAACGCTTTATTA
It encodes:
- the LOC117574709 gene encoding uncharacterized protein LOC117574709 isoform X1, which codes for MCLYLSKLFGCNQQKCDLTSRLNIYPTVVILSGNIHHEILKQFIAILSKGIMSSCFNLALILTTLCVTQLQSAPLDVSVVGIDRIVLPKGLPGFRYALVDSEELQQLQTKLDEAEVKVVLMELLQFNMMRIMLVLDIVILICLYFYAKGTHEENCYCEVKANTFVKI
- the LOC117574709 gene encoding uncharacterized protein LOC117574709 isoform X2, which codes for MKLFVWTFLLCLIGQSVNGLFFEELTQFFGGGGSTKPVNSSTTTKPAVSNELEVSLEQATDSLDELWQQFRKGLNNLMSIDDDVKTTTTSTTTTTTTTSKPTVASTSNLLQLKPVAKQTTTTKPVSSSTSSSSVINSVAAKPSSTSLP
- the LOC117575212 gene encoding uncharacterized protein LOC117575212 codes for the protein MELLRFSTVFAVIVMLHFSSPMQAAPVSDVESALASLMDSELVKTMQWNSRKLLEIQELLSEKRILYLEIIREQKFQRTLVIGAFVIDFLLLVCMSLHYLLVPAKVNNKIDI